Proteins from a single region of Stappia sp. ES.058:
- the moaB gene encoding molybdenum cofactor biosynthesis protein B, protein MHRIDDSRPFVPLRIAVLTVSDTRKPEDDRSGDTLVKRLTEAGHALADRAIATDDVDAIRDVVKRWIAASDVDVVITTGGTGFTGRDVTPEAIEPLFEKRMDGFSEVFHRISYDKIGTSTIQSRATGGVANATYLFVLPGSPGACKDAWDGILKWQLDYRHMPCNFVEILPRLDEHLKRGKLQQA, encoded by the coding sequence ATGCATCGCATCGATGACAGCCGCCCGTTCGTTCCGCTGCGCATTGCCGTACTCACGGTCTCCGATACGCGCAAACCCGAGGACGACCGCTCCGGCGACACGTTGGTCAAGCGGTTGACGGAGGCCGGCCACGCGTTGGCCGACCGCGCCATCGCCACCGACGACGTGGACGCGATCCGCGACGTGGTGAAACGCTGGATCGCGGCGAGCGACGTCGACGTGGTGATCACCACCGGCGGCACCGGCTTCACCGGCCGCGACGTCACGCCGGAGGCAATCGAGCCCCTGTTCGAAAAGCGCATGGACGGCTTTTCGGAGGTGTTCCACCGGATCTCCTACGACAAGATCGGCACCTCCACGATCCAGTCGCGGGCGACCGGCGGCGTCGCCAACGCCACCTATCTGTTCGTGCTGCCGGGATCGCCCGGCGCCTGCAAGGACGCCTGGGACGGCATCCTCAAATGGCAGCTCGACTACCGCCACATGCCCTGCAATTTCGTCGAAATCCTGCCCCGGCTCGACGAACATCTGAAGCGTGGCAAACTCCAGCAGGCCTGA